The Desulfovibrio piger DNA segment GGCTGAACACGAACAGCAGCAACAGGCCCAGCAGCAGGCCCTGCACCAGCCCGCTGCCGCGGGTGAAGGTCAGCAGCAGGTCCTTGCGGGCCACGGTCAAGGCAAAGGATATCATGCGGGAACCTCCCCGGCAGTGGGCGCCGCCACATTCCCCGTGGCCGCGTTGAGCACGGAATCCACGGCGGCAAGGCCCTGCGGCGGCCCGTCATAGGCCAGGCGGCGGTTCTCCAGCAGCAGCAGGCGGTCGGCCAGGGGGCTGTCGCCCGCCAGATCGTGGCTGACCACGATGACGCAGGCCCCGCGCTCCCGGGCGGCCAGCATCTCGCGCCGCACCAGGGCCATGGAATTGACGTCCAGGCCGGTGCCGGGCTCGTCCAGCAGCACAAGGTCCGCGTCCAGCAGCAGCACCCGCGCCAGGTTCAGGCGCTGGGCCATGCCGCGCGAGAACACCCCGGCCCGCTCTTCGGCATGGGCGGCCAGCCCCACATGCTCCAGCAGGGCCAGGAGCTCCGCCCGCGAGGGGCGCAGGCCGTGGGCCCGGGCCCAGAACTGCAGGTTCTCCAGCGCGCTCAGGCCCGGATAGACGAAGGTGGCGTGCCCCAGATAGGCCAGGCGCGGCCCGTCTTCACGGGCGACGCCGCCCGCCCCCGTGCCGTCGAAGATGACCTCGCCCGCCGAGGGACGGGACAGGCCGGCGATGATGCGCAGCAGCGTGCTCTTGCCCGCGCCGTTGCCCCCGGCCAGCAGGGTGATGCTGCCCGCCGTGAAGCGGCAGCTCACCCCTTTGAAGACCACCTTGAGGCCGTAGAGCTTGGCCAGGTTCTCAAGACGCAGCATGATGGCGGCCTCAGGCCTGCGGCCCGTTGTCGGCGGGAGCGTCGCTCCCCGCTTCGGGCGTCTGCTTTTTGCGGCCGCGGGCCAGCATGAGGAAGGGGAACAGGCACATGAGCGTGCCGCCGATCCACATCCAGTTGACCAGGGGCTCCACGCTGAAGCGGATCAGCACCGAGGCGTTCTCATCCAGGCCCAGGAAGGAGGCATACAGCTCGTTGCCCAGACCGGGGACCACGTCCACTTCGGAGAACTGCATGGTACCGAACTTGTCGTACATGCGGCGCTGCGGCTTGAGCTCGCCCAGCAGCGTGTCGCCTTCATAGATCTTGAGGCGCGCTTCCAGATAGTCATGGTCCACAGCGCGGCCCTGCTGGGCCTCCAGCAGCTCCACGCGGTAGGCACCGGCCTGCTGCACGCCCTTGCCGTTCTGGAAGAGCAGGTCGTATTCCTGCTTGTAGGGGCCGGAGAAGGCCATGCCCAGCACCAGCACCGCCAGGCCCACATGCAGGCCCGCGGCGCCGACGGCACGCCAGCCGCCCTTGCCCGGCAGGGAAGGCAGGCTGGCCAGCAGCCCGGCCAGACAGGCCACGGAGCCCGCCGCGGCCAGCAGGGCCACGGGCTGGCGGTAGCCCAGGAAGAAGAAAGCGGCGCCCGAGGCCACGAAGGCCCCCAGAGCGAGCCAGAAGCGCGGCGCGTCAC contains these protein-coding regions:
- the ccmA gene encoding heme ABC exporter ATP-binding protein CcmA, whose product is MLRLENLAKLYGLKVVFKGVSCRFTAGSITLLAGGNGAGKSTLLRIIAGLSRPSAGEVIFDGTGAGGVAREDGPRLAYLGHATFVYPGLSALENLQFWARAHGLRPSRAELLALLEHVGLAAHAEERAGVFSRGMAQRLNLARVLLLDADLVLLDEPGTGLDVNSMALVRREMLAARERGACVIVVSHDLAGDSPLADRLLLLENRRLAYDGPPQGLAAVDSVLNAATGNVAAPTAGEVPA